A stretch of Gorilla gorilla gorilla isolate KB3781 chromosome 9, NHGRI_mGorGor1-v2.1_pri, whole genome shotgun sequence DNA encodes these proteins:
- the EML3 gene encoding echinoderm microtubule-associated protein-like 3 isoform X6, translated as MELVKAALAEALRLLRLQVPPSSLQGSGTPAPPGDSLAAPPGLPPTCTPSLVSRGTQTETEVELKSSPGPPGLSNGPPAPQGASEEPSGTQSEGGGSSSSGAGSPGPPGILRPLQPPQRADTPRRNSSSSSSPSERPRQKLSRKAISSANLLVRSGSTESRGGKDPLSSPGGPGSRRSNYNLEGISVKMFLRGRPITMYIPSGIRSLEELPSGPPPETLSLDWVYGYRGRDSRSNLFVLRSGEVVYFIACVVVLYRPGGGPGGPGGGGQRHYRGHTDCVRCLAVHPDGVRVASGQTAGVDKDGKPLQPVVHIWDSETLLKLQEIGLGAFERGVGALAFSAADQGAFLCVVDDSNEHMLSVWDCSRGMKLAEIKSTNDSVLAVGFNPRDSSCIVTSGKSHVHFWNWSGGVGVPGNGTLTRKQGVFGKYKKPKFIPCFVFLPDGDILTGDSEGNILTWGRSPSDSKTPGRGGAKETYGIVAQAHAHEGSIFALCLRRDGTVLSGGGRDRRLVQWGPGLVALQEAEIPEHFGAVRAIAEGLGSELLVGTTKNALLRGDLAQGFSPVIQGHTDELWGLCTHPSQNRFLTCGHDRQLCLWDGESHALAWSIDLKETGLCADFHPSGAVVAVGLNTGRWLVLDTETREIVSDVIDGNEQLSVVRYSPDGLYLAIGSHDNVIYIYSVSSDGAKSSRFGRCMGHSSFITHLDWSKDGNFIMSNSGDYEILYWDVAGGCKQLKNRYESRDREWATYTCVLGFHVYGVWPDGSDGTDINSLCRSHNERVVAVADDFCKVHLFQYPCARAKAPSRMYGGHGSHVTSVRFTHDDSHLVSLGGKDASIFQWRVLGAGGAGPAPATPSRTPSLSPASSLDV; from the exons ATGGAACTGGTAAAGGCAGCCCTGGCAGAAGCCCTTCGCCTGCTGCGGCTGCAGGTGCCCCCTTCCTCCCTGCAGGGCTCTGGCACACCAGCTCCTCCGGGGGACAG TCTTGCAGCCCCCCCAGGACTGCCACCCACGTGCACCCCTTCCTTGGTGAGCCGAGGCACCCAGACGGAGACAGAGGTGGAGCTCAAGTCATCCCCTGGACCCCCTGGCCTGAGCAATGGACCCCCAGCCCCTCAGGGGGCCAGCGAAGAACCTAGTGGGACCCAATCTGAAGGAgggggcagcagcagcagtggtgcTGGCTCCCCTGGCCCCCCGGGGATCCTCAGGCCCTTGCAGCCCCCACAGCGTGCTGACAC GCCGCGAAGaaattcttcctcctcctcatccccctCAGAGCGGCCTCGGCAGAAGCTCTCCAGGAAGGCAATCTCCTCCGCCAACCTGTTAGTGCGGTCCGGGAGCACAGAGAG CCGTGGGGGAAAAGACCCCCTCTCCAGCCCTGGGGGCCCTGGATCTCGGAGGAGCAATTACAATTTGG AAGGCATCTCAGTGAAGATGTTCCTTCGAGGCCGCCCCATTACCATGTACATCCCGTCTGGCATCCGCAGCCTTGAGGAGCTGCCGAGTGGCCCACCGCCAGAGACCCTCAGCCTTGACTGGGT TTATGGGTACAGGGGTCGTGACTCCCGCTCTAATCTGTTTGTGCTGCGCTCTGGGGAGGTGGTCTACTTTATCGCCTGTGTGGTGGTGCTGTACCGGCCTGGAGGAGGCCCAGGGGGTCCTGGAGGTGGCGGGCAGAGACATTACCGGGGGCACACAGACTGCGTTCGATG CCTTGCTGTTCACCCTGATGGTGTTCGGGTAGCCTCGGGACAGACAGCTGGAGTGGATAAGGATGGAAAG CCCCTGCAGCCTGTGGTTCACATCTGGGACTCAGAGACGCTGTTGAAACTGCAGGAGATTGGACTGGGGGCCTTCGAGCGGGGTGTTGGGGCCCTGGCCTTTTCAGCTGCG GATCAGGGTGCCTTTCTTTGTGTGGTGGATGATTCCAATGAGCACATGCTGTCGGTGTGGGACTGCAGCCGGGGAATGAAGCTGGCTGAGATCAAG AGTACAAATGACTCAGTCCTGGCCGTTGGCTTCAACCCTCGTGACAGCAGCTGCATCGTCACCAGTGGGAAATCTCACGTCCACTTCTGGAATTGGAGTGGTGGAGTAGGGGTTCCTGGGAATGGGACCCTTACCCGGAAACAGGGTGTCTTTGGG AAATACAAGAAACCCAAGTTTATCCCGTGCTTTGTGTTCCTTCCGGATGGAGACATTCTCACTGGAGACTCAGAGGGGAACATTCTCACCTGGGGGCGCAGCCCTTCAGATTCCAAGACCCCAGGCAGGGGTGGGGCCAAAG AGACCTATGGGATTGTGGCCCAGGCTCATGCTCATGAAGGTTCTATCTTCGCCTTGTGTCTCCGGCGGGACGGGACAGTGCTGAGTGGTGGCGGGCGGGACCGCCGGCTGGTACAGTGGGGGCCCGGGTTGGTGGccctccaggaggctgag ATTCCCGAGCACTTTGGGGCCGTGCGAGCCATTGCTGAAGGGCTTGGCTCTGAGCTGCTGGTGGGAACCACGAAGAATGCATTGCTGAGGGGAGATCTGGCCCAGGGCTTCTCCCCTGTAATCCAG GGCCACACTGATGAGCTCTGGGGGCTCTGCACACACCCCTCCCAGAACCGCTTCCTCACCTGCGGCCACGACCGGCAGCTCTGCCTGTGGGATGGGGAGAGCCATGCACTGGCCTGGAGCATCGACCTCAAG GAGACTGGTCTCTGTGCTGACTTCCACCCGAGTGGGGCAGTTGTGGCTGTAGGACTGAACACGGGGAG GTGGTTGGTTTTGGACACAGAGACCAGAGAGATCGTGTCTGATGTCATTGATGGCAATGAGCAGCTCTCAGTGGTCCGGTACAGCCCAG ATGGGTTGTACCTGGCCATTGGTTCCCATGACAACGTGATCTACATCTATAGTGTTTCCAGTGATGGTGCCAAATCCAGCCGCTTTGGCCGCTGTATG GGTCACTCCAGCTTCATCACTCATCTTGACTGGTCCAAGGATGGGAATTTCATCATGTCCAATTCTGGGGACTATGAGATTCTTTACT GGGACGTGGCTGGAGGCTGCAAGCAGCTGAAGAATCGCTATGAGAGCCGAGACCGGGAATGGGCTACCTACACCTGTGTGCTGGGCTTTCACGTCTACG GCGTGTGGCCGGACGGCTCCGATGGGACCGACATCAACTCCCTGTGCCGCTCCCACAACGAGCGCGTGGTGGCGGTGGCCGACGACTTCTGCAAAGTGCATCTCTTCCAGTACCCGTGCGCTCGTGCCAAG GCGCCGAGCCGCATGTACGGGGGCCACGGCAGCCACGTGACCAGCGTCCGATTCACGCACGACGACTCGCACCTCGTCTCGCTGGGCGGCAAGGACGCCAGCATCTTCCAGTGGCGAGTGCTGGGCGCTGGGGGCGCGGGGCCGGCGCCCGCCACGCCCTCTCGAACCCCCTCCCTGTCCCCCGCCTCCTCCCTCGACGTTTGA
- the EML3 gene encoding echinoderm microtubule-associated protein-like 3 isoform X2 gives MDGAAGPGDGPAREALQSLSQRLRVQEQEMELVKAALAEALRLLRLQVPPSSLQGSGTPAPPGDSLAAPPGLPPTCTPSLVSRGTQTETEVELKSSPGPPGLSNGPPAPQGASEEPSGTQSEGGGSSSSGAGSPGPPGILRPLQPPQRADTPRRNSSSSSSPSERPRQKLSRKAISSANLLVRSGSTESRGGKDPLSSPGGPGSRRSNYNLEGISVKMFLRGRPITMYIPSGIRSLEELPSGPPPETLSLDWVYGYRGRDSRSNLFVLRSGEVVYFIACVVVLYRPGGGPGGPGGGGQRHYRGHTDCVRCLAVHPDGVRVASGQTAGVDKDGKPLQPVVHIWDSETLLKLQEIGLGAFERGVGALAFSAADQGAFLCVVDDSNEHMLSVWDCSRGMKLAEIKSTNDSVLAVGFNPRDSSCIVTSGKSHVHFWNWSGGVGVPGNGTLTRKQGVFGKYKKPKFIPCFVFLPDGDILTGDSEGNILTWGRSPSDSKTPGRGGAKETYGIVAQAHAHEGSIFALCLRRDGTVLSGGGRDRRLVQWGPGLVALQEAEIPEHFGAVRAIAEGLGSELLVGTTKNALLRGDLAQGFSPVIQGHTDELWGLCTHPSQNRFLTCGHDRQLCLWDGESHALAWSIDLKETGLCADFHPSGAVVAVGLNTGRWLVLDTETREIVSDVIDGNEQLSVVRYSPDGLYLAIGSHDNVIYIYSVSSDGAKSSRFGRCMGHSSFITHLDWSKDGNFIMSNSGDYEILYWDVAGGCKQLKNRYESRDREWATYTCVLGFHVYGVWPDGSDGTDINSLCRSHNERVVAVADDFCKVHLFQYPCARAKAPSRMYGGHGSHVTSVRFTHDDSHLVSLGGKDASIFQWRVLGAGGAGPAPATPSRTPSLSPASSLDV, from the exons ATGGACGGGGCCGCGGGGCCCG GTGACGGCCCTGCTCGGGAGGCCCTCCAGTCTCTGAGCCAGCGGCTTCGGGTGCAGGAGCAGGAGATGGAACTGGTAAAGGCAGCCCTGGCAGAAGCCCTTCGCCTGCTGCGGCTGCAGGTGCCCCCTTCCTCCCTGCAGGGCTCTGGCACACCAGCTCCTCCGGGGGACAG TCTTGCAGCCCCCCCAGGACTGCCACCCACGTGCACCCCTTCCTTGGTGAGCCGAGGCACCCAGACGGAGACAGAGGTGGAGCTCAAGTCATCCCCTGGACCCCCTGGCCTGAGCAATGGACCCCCAGCCCCTCAGGGGGCCAGCGAAGAACCTAGTGGGACCCAATCTGAAGGAgggggcagcagcagcagtggtgcTGGCTCCCCTGGCCCCCCGGGGATCCTCAGGCCCTTGCAGCCCCCACAGCGTGCTGACAC GCCGCGAAGaaattcttcctcctcctcatccccctCAGAGCGGCCTCGGCAGAAGCTCTCCAGGAAGGCAATCTCCTCCGCCAACCTGTTAGTGCGGTCCGGGAGCACAGAGAG CCGTGGGGGAAAAGACCCCCTCTCCAGCCCTGGGGGCCCTGGATCTCGGAGGAGCAATTACAATTTGG AAGGCATCTCAGTGAAGATGTTCCTTCGAGGCCGCCCCATTACCATGTACATCCCGTCTGGCATCCGCAGCCTTGAGGAGCTGCCGAGTGGCCCACCGCCAGAGACCCTCAGCCTTGACTGGGT TTATGGGTACAGGGGTCGTGACTCCCGCTCTAATCTGTTTGTGCTGCGCTCTGGGGAGGTGGTCTACTTTATCGCCTGTGTGGTGGTGCTGTACCGGCCTGGAGGAGGCCCAGGGGGTCCTGGAGGTGGCGGGCAGAGACATTACCGGGGGCACACAGACTGCGTTCGATG CCTTGCTGTTCACCCTGATGGTGTTCGGGTAGCCTCGGGACAGACAGCTGGAGTGGATAAGGATGGAAAG CCCCTGCAGCCTGTGGTTCACATCTGGGACTCAGAGACGCTGTTGAAACTGCAGGAGATTGGACTGGGGGCCTTCGAGCGGGGTGTTGGGGCCCTGGCCTTTTCAGCTGCG GATCAGGGTGCCTTTCTTTGTGTGGTGGATGATTCCAATGAGCACATGCTGTCGGTGTGGGACTGCAGCCGGGGAATGAAGCTGGCTGAGATCAAG AGTACAAATGACTCAGTCCTGGCCGTTGGCTTCAACCCTCGTGACAGCAGCTGCATCGTCACCAGTGGGAAATCTCACGTCCACTTCTGGAATTGGAGTGGTGGAGTAGGGGTTCCTGGGAATGGGACCCTTACCCGGAAACAGGGTGTCTTTGGG AAATACAAGAAACCCAAGTTTATCCCGTGCTTTGTGTTCCTTCCGGATGGAGACATTCTCACTGGAGACTCAGAGGGGAACATTCTCACCTGGGGGCGCAGCCCTTCAGATTCCAAGACCCCAGGCAGGGGTGGGGCCAAAG AGACCTATGGGATTGTGGCCCAGGCTCATGCTCATGAAGGTTCTATCTTCGCCTTGTGTCTCCGGCGGGACGGGACAGTGCTGAGTGGTGGCGGGCGGGACCGCCGGCTGGTACAGTGGGGGCCCGGGTTGGTGGccctccaggaggctgag ATTCCCGAGCACTTTGGGGCCGTGCGAGCCATTGCTGAAGGGCTTGGCTCTGAGCTGCTGGTGGGAACCACGAAGAATGCATTGCTGAGGGGAGATCTGGCCCAGGGCTTCTCCCCTGTAATCCAG GGCCACACTGATGAGCTCTGGGGGCTCTGCACACACCCCTCCCAGAACCGCTTCCTCACCTGCGGCCACGACCGGCAGCTCTGCCTGTGGGATGGGGAGAGCCATGCACTGGCCTGGAGCATCGACCTCAAG GAGACTGGTCTCTGTGCTGACTTCCACCCGAGTGGGGCAGTTGTGGCTGTAGGACTGAACACGGGGAG GTGGTTGGTTTTGGACACAGAGACCAGAGAGATCGTGTCTGATGTCATTGATGGCAATGAGCAGCTCTCAGTGGTCCGGTACAGCCCAG ATGGGTTGTACCTGGCCATTGGTTCCCATGACAACGTGATCTACATCTATAGTGTTTCCAGTGATGGTGCCAAATCCAGCCGCTTTGGCCGCTGTATG GGTCACTCCAGCTTCATCACTCATCTTGACTGGTCCAAGGATGGGAATTTCATCATGTCCAATTCTGGGGACTATGAGATTCTTTACT GGGACGTGGCTGGAGGCTGCAAGCAGCTGAAGAATCGCTATGAGAGCCGAGACCGGGAATGGGCTACCTACACCTGTGTGCTGGGCTTTCACGTCTACG GCGTGTGGCCGGACGGCTCCGATGGGACCGACATCAACTCCCTGTGCCGCTCCCACAACGAGCGCGTGGTGGCGGTGGCCGACGACTTCTGCAAAGTGCATCTCTTCCAGTACCCGTGCGCTCGTGCCAAG GCGCCGAGCCGCATGTACGGGGGCCACGGCAGCCACGTGACCAGCGTCCGATTCACGCACGACGACTCGCACCTCGTCTCGCTGGGCGGCAAGGACGCCAGCATCTTCCAGTGGCGAGTGCTGGGCGCTGGGGGCGCGGGGCCGGCGCCCGCCACGCCCTCTCGAACCCCCTCCCTGTCCCCCGCCTCCTCCCTCGACGTTTGA